The Congregibacter litoralis KT71 genome contains a region encoding:
- a CDS encoding TetR/AcrR family transcriptional regulator yields MTAAAKSYHHGDLRNTLILAASQLIEDSGSLNFAMADAARQAGVSTAAPYRHFRDRDALLEAVSQLAFFGLGERVREAIASTRQGSIETIIAIGQAYIQYVIEKAAFYDLMWGDIGARAMDADSFDQKASGFYMLVDSVEAYVGEQGLRNVDVLDLAVKLWSMVHGMSAISMSGKLPHFHPDADIPEMLDSSTRTFMAGLKQAE; encoded by the coding sequence ATGACAGCAGCGGCCAAAAGCTATCATCACGGTGATTTGCGAAATACGCTTATCCTTGCCGCCTCCCAGCTCATTGAGGACAGCGGATCCCTGAACTTTGCCATGGCGGACGCGGCGCGCCAGGCAGGGGTAAGTACCGCTGCGCCCTACCGGCATTTTCGCGATCGCGACGCCCTTCTCGAAGCCGTCAGTCAGCTCGCTTTTTTCGGACTGGGTGAACGCGTGCGGGAAGCCATCGCCAGCACGCGACAAGGCAGTATCGAAACCATCATCGCCATCGGTCAGGCGTACATCCAGTACGTCATTGAAAAGGCCGCTTTTTATGACCTTATGTGGGGTGATATCGGCGCCCGCGCCATGGACGCCGACAGTTTTGATCAAAAAGCATCAGGTTTTTACATGCTCGTCGACTCCGTGGAAGCTTATGTTGGCGAGCAGGGCCTGAGGAACGTTGACGTTCTCGACCTTGCGGTCAAACTCTGGTCGATGGTGCACGGTATGAGCGCTATCTCCATGAGCGGCAAGCTTCCCCACTTTCACCCCGACGCGGACATACCCGAAATGCTGGATAGCAGCACCCGGACATTTATGGCCGGTCTCAAACAGGCGGAATGA
- a CDS encoding efflux RND transporter permease subunit, with product MLAKLLYSHSRYLWLTVIVILMVGAASMRSLGRQEDPTITNFVATVTTFFPGAEPARIEALVSKPLERELRAIAEVDEVKSTSSTGVSSIVIELYETLEASAIERAWSEVRDAIDDASRQFPAGVASPVFDNDRTTAYVRIIALTSAPGYDLSLPLLSRSAEDLAERARNFLGTQFVDIYGEASEEIRVDVNEQSLLARGISIGELTRALQGADPRRASGRASGDVNDLLIEIDGEFDSAERVANVIIRTDAAGNSVSVGDIARVYRAQQTPPQALAHTDGRRGILLGVAMNEGQQVDKWSQQFEGFLDEYRAQAPAGIDITTSYNQATYTEARLQDVLTNLAIGVLLVLLVLLFTLGLRAATVVAVILPLCTLVSLVIMNQIGLPIHQMSVTGLVVALGLLVDGSIVMTDEVRKRLLDNEAPLDAIGESVHRMRIPLLSSTATTILAFVPMVILPGPAGDFLGSIAKAVVIMLGSSLVLALVITPVLAARLLPGGLNKGSHWWETGVASGAMGRSLSRALDWSIRHPAGSVALALALPVAGFLAFPTLTAQFFPGTDRDQLSLKVTLPPGRSITDTYALVQELDERLRDEPLIRRVDWTVGESAPQFYYNLVRNKEGIPSYAQAMVLTTDENRTDDLIRRLQTELDAEYPQARILVLGIEQGPPVSAPLEVDLFGPDLETLRHLGEEFRLRMERVPDITHSTTGLIAGAPKLVFKLDEQRVRMAGLDLATVADTLDAALRGRIGGEILEGTQRLPVRARLNENAWSDPEEIASIRLPLPASDGDSRTMQSISLSTLGQFSLEPSNSPITRRDGERINTVQGYVTRGVLAEGALKDLQAILAEDPVALPFGYRYQFGGNSDARASVVQNIIAPMGLIVAALLATIVLTFNSWRLSAVAFSVFVLSMGLSLLSLAIFRYPFGVQALIGVIGSIGVSINAAIIILTALQLDTRASRGEPAAVRDVVMDSSRHIVSTTITTFGGFLPLILEGSQFWPPFAMAIAGGVLLSTVVSFFYIPPMFMLCYRRRHRRLQAEQHPTLVKDDDGNRLMGNAA from the coding sequence ATGCTGGCGAAACTGCTCTATTCCCACAGCCGCTATTTATGGCTCACGGTGATCGTGATTCTTATGGTGGGCGCTGCCAGCATGCGCTCCCTGGGCCGCCAGGAAGACCCCACCATCACCAACTTTGTCGCAACCGTTACGACGTTTTTTCCCGGTGCTGAACCAGCAAGAATTGAGGCGCTGGTGAGTAAGCCCCTGGAGCGCGAGCTTCGCGCCATTGCCGAGGTCGACGAGGTCAAATCCACCTCCTCCACCGGCGTATCCTCCATTGTTATCGAGCTTTACGAGACCCTGGAAGCCAGCGCCATTGAGCGCGCCTGGTCGGAAGTCCGCGACGCCATCGACGACGCCAGTCGCCAGTTCCCCGCGGGCGTAGCCTCGCCCGTCTTCGATAACGATCGCACCACCGCCTATGTTCGCATCATTGCCCTCACCTCCGCCCCGGGCTATGACTTATCCCTGCCCCTGCTCAGTCGCAGCGCCGAGGATCTTGCCGAGCGCGCCCGCAACTTCCTCGGCACGCAATTTGTCGATATTTATGGGGAGGCCAGCGAAGAAATTCGCGTCGATGTGAACGAGCAGTCCCTCCTGGCCCGGGGTATCAGTATCGGTGAACTGACCCGGGCTCTTCAGGGTGCAGACCCCCGGAGAGCTTCCGGACGTGCCAGCGGCGACGTCAACGATCTGCTCATAGAAATCGACGGCGAGTTTGATTCCGCCGAACGTGTCGCCAACGTGATTATCAGAACCGACGCCGCGGGGAATTCCGTCAGCGTGGGCGACATCGCAAGGGTCTACCGCGCGCAGCAGACGCCGCCCCAGGCGCTGGCGCACACCGATGGACGGCGCGGCATCCTCTTAGGCGTTGCCATGAACGAAGGGCAACAGGTCGATAAGTGGAGCCAGCAGTTCGAAGGCTTCCTTGACGAGTATCGTGCCCAGGCGCCGGCCGGCATCGATATCACCACCAGCTACAACCAGGCCACCTACACCGAGGCCCGTCTTCAAGATGTTCTGACCAACCTCGCCATCGGTGTCTTGCTGGTGCTGCTGGTGCTGCTGTTTACCCTCGGCTTGCGCGCTGCCACGGTTGTGGCGGTGATCCTGCCTCTTTGCACCCTGGTGTCCCTGGTCATCATGAACCAGATAGGACTCCCCATTCACCAGATGTCCGTGACCGGCCTCGTCGTGGCCCTGGGTCTACTGGTGGACGGCTCCATTGTGATGACCGATGAGGTGCGCAAACGCCTTCTCGATAATGAAGCCCCACTGGACGCTATCGGTGAGTCCGTCCACCGCATGCGCATCCCTCTGCTGTCATCCACAGCCACGACCATACTGGCCTTCGTACCCATGGTGATTCTGCCGGGACCGGCAGGTGATTTTCTGGGCTCCATCGCCAAAGCGGTGGTGATAATGCTCGGTTCATCGCTGGTGCTGGCCCTGGTGATCACACCGGTGCTCGCAGCCCGCCTTCTTCCCGGCGGGCTCAACAAGGGATCTCACTGGTGGGAGACCGGTGTTGCAAGCGGCGCGATGGGTCGCTCCCTGTCCCGCGCCCTGGATTGGTCGATTCGCCATCCCGCGGGGTCCGTGGCGCTGGCACTGGCGCTGCCGGTTGCAGGGTTTCTGGCTTTTCCCACGCTGACAGCGCAGTTTTTCCCGGGCACCGATCGCGATCAGCTGTCTTTGAAGGTAACCTTGCCGCCGGGACGCTCTATCACCGATACCTATGCCCTGGTGCAGGAACTCGATGAACGATTGCGTGACGAACCGCTCATCCGTCGCGTGGATTGGACCGTCGGCGAAAGTGCCCCGCAGTTTTACTACAACCTGGTGCGTAATAAAGAAGGCATTCCCAGCTACGCCCAGGCGATGGTGCTCACCACCGACGAGAATCGCACGGACGATCTCATCCGCAGGCTCCAGACGGAGCTGGATGCAGAGTATCCCCAGGCACGTATTCTGGTTCTAGGCATCGAACAGGGACCGCCGGTGTCAGCGCCTCTGGAAGTCGATCTCTTCGGTCCGGACCTCGAAACCCTCCGGCACCTGGGAGAAGAATTCCGCTTGCGCATGGAGCGAGTGCCGGATATCACTCATAGCACCACGGGGTTGATAGCGGGGGCGCCCAAGCTGGTATTCAAGCTTGATGAGCAGCGGGTTCGCATGGCGGGCCTGGATCTGGCGACCGTTGCGGACACCCTCGATGCAGCGCTGCGAGGACGCATCGGTGGCGAAATTCTCGAGGGGACGCAGCGCCTGCCCGTGCGCGCCCGCCTCAACGAAAATGCCTGGTCGGACCCGGAAGAGATCGCGAGTATCCGTCTACCTCTCCCCGCCTCGGACGGGGACAGCAGAACTATGCAAAGTATTAGCCTGAGCACCCTCGGACAATTCAGTCTGGAACCGTCCAACAGCCCCATTACCCGCAGGGACGGCGAGCGCATCAACACGGTGCAAGGCTATGTGACGCGGGGAGTGCTCGCCGAGGGGGCATTAAAAGACCTCCAGGCGATTCTCGCCGAGGACCCCGTCGCCCTGCCTTTCGGTTATCGCTATCAGTTTGGTGGCAACTCCGATGCCCGGGCCAGCGTCGTGCAGAACATCATCGCTCCCATGGGGCTCATCGTCGCCGCATTGCTGGCAACTATCGTGCTGACCTTTAACTCCTGGCGCCTCTCGGCCGTGGCGTTTTCAGTGTTTGTGTTGTCTATGGGGTTAAGCCTGTTGTCCCTCGCGATCTTCCGCTATCCCTTCGGCGTGCAGGCGCTCATCGGGGTGATCGGCTCCATCGGCGTCTCGATCAATGCGGCGATCATCATTCTCACAGCGCTACAGTTAGACACCCGGGCCTCCCGCGGGGAGCCCGCTGCGGTGCGCGACGTGGTGATGGACTCCAGCCGTCACATCGTGTCCACCACCATCACGACCTTTGGCGGTTTTCTACCGCTGATCCTTGAAGGCAGTCAGTTCTGGCCGCCCTTCGCCATGGCCATTGCCGGGGGCGTGCTCCTATCCACCGTCGTGTCATTCTTTTATATTCCCCCCATGTTCATGCTCTGTTACCGACGCAGGCACCGCCGACTTCAGGCAGAGCAGCACCCGACACTGGTCAAGGACGACGACGGAAACCGCCTTATGGGCAACGCAGCATGA
- the cysS gene encoding cysteine--tRNA ligase, producing the protein MDLQLYNTRAKTKEVFRPLSPNRVTMYVCGPTVYNLAHIGNARPVVVFDTLFRLLQTRYDEVVYARNITDIDDKIMLAAKEQGVAIDVIAKEFTDKYREDTAQLNALPPTLEPHATDNIGPMIALTEKLIEKGHAYASEGHVLFAVTSMENYGQLSGRSLDDMLAGARVEVADYKRHPGDFVLWKPSSDDEPGWDSPWGRVRPGWHLECSAMIREHLGPTIDIHGGGRDLIFPHHENELAQSCCAFGDEFVRVWMHNAFLDMDGEKMSKSLGNVATIRELLTRYRGEVLRFALLSAHYRSPLNFSEALLAQAEQTLTNFYNTLRSVQHIELDEDVPLEGEAFYSALCDDLNTPLAISELHALARDINKAAEDDKPQLKARLLAAGNLLGVLQHDPLEWLQGDSASTDSSLDADAVDALIAERAAAKADKNYARADGIREELTAAGIVLEDSAGGTLWRRVNS; encoded by the coding sequence GTGGACCTGCAGCTTTACAACACGCGCGCCAAGACCAAGGAAGTGTTCCGTCCCCTGAGCCCGAATCGCGTGACCATGTATGTCTGTGGCCCGACGGTGTACAACCTTGCGCATATCGGCAACGCACGCCCCGTGGTGGTGTTTGACACCCTGTTTCGGCTGTTGCAAACCCGCTACGACGAGGTGGTCTACGCGCGGAACATCACTGATATCGACGATAAAATCATGCTCGCGGCAAAGGAGCAGGGCGTCGCCATTGACGTGATTGCCAAGGAGTTCACGGATAAGTATCGCGAGGATACGGCGCAGCTCAACGCCTTGCCGCCTACCCTTGAGCCTCATGCAACGGACAATATCGGACCGATGATTGCGCTTACGGAGAAGCTCATTGAAAAAGGGCACGCCTACGCCTCAGAGGGTCACGTCCTTTTCGCGGTAACGTCCATGGAGAATTATGGTCAGCTCTCCGGTCGTTCCCTCGATGACATGTTGGCCGGCGCCCGGGTAGAGGTGGCGGATTACAAACGGCATCCGGGAGACTTTGTGCTCTGGAAGCCCTCCAGCGACGACGAACCCGGTTGGGACAGCCCCTGGGGTCGCGTGCGACCGGGTTGGCATCTCGAGTGTTCTGCCATGATCAGAGAGCACCTGGGGCCGACCATCGACATTCACGGGGGTGGGCGGGATCTTATTTTTCCCCACCACGAAAATGAGCTGGCCCAGAGCTGTTGTGCCTTTGGCGATGAGTTTGTAAGGGTCTGGATGCACAACGCCTTTCTGGACATGGACGGTGAGAAAATGTCCAAGTCCCTGGGTAATGTTGCGACCATTCGTGAACTGCTCACGCGTTACCGAGGTGAGGTATTACGCTTTGCGCTGCTGTCGGCGCACTATCGGTCGCCGCTGAATTTCTCCGAGGCATTGCTAGCGCAGGCCGAGCAGACTCTGACGAATTTTTACAACACCCTTCGCAGCGTTCAGCACATCGAGCTGGACGAGGACGTTCCTTTAGAGGGTGAGGCTTTTTACTCCGCCCTCTGTGACGACCTGAACACGCCTCTTGCCATTAGTGAGCTTCATGCCCTTGCCCGGGATATCAACAAGGCAGCGGAGGATGACAAGCCTCAGCTAAAGGCCCGTCTTCTCGCGGCGGGTAATCTCCTGGGCGTTTTGCAGCATGATCCCCTCGAGTGGTTACAGGGGGACAGTGCGTCGACCGACAGCAGCCTTGATGCCGACGCCGTTGACGCGCTTATTGCAGAGCGCGCGGCTGCAAAAGCCGACAAAAATTACGCCCGGGCCGATGGGATTCGTGAGGAGCTCACGGCCGCGGGAATCGTGCTCGAGGATTCGGCGGGCGGCACGCTTTGGCGTAGGGTAAACAGTTAG
- a CDS encoding fumarylacetoacetate hydrolase family protein, which translates to MSASDKRSFVFPPPETVAIPVIGSEDAFPVRRIFCVGRNYAEHAREMGADPQREPPFFFTKPADAIVVGGVDVPYPGATADLHHEVELVIAIGRRGSDITPEDALDYVFGYAVGNDLTRRDLQGEAKKAGRPWDTAKGFDHSAPVSRITPATHCGHIDEGKISLRVNGDLRQRGDLRDMIWSTPEIISALSTLFLLQPGDLIFSGTPAGVGPLLPGDEVDATVAGLDPLRHRVSAARAHA; encoded by the coding sequence ATGAGTGCTTCTGACAAGAGATCCTTCGTTTTTCCTCCACCCGAGACCGTTGCTATTCCCGTTATCGGGAGTGAGGACGCTTTTCCCGTGCGACGTATTTTCTGCGTCGGACGCAATTACGCTGAGCATGCCCGGGAAATGGGGGCCGACCCCCAGAGAGAGCCCCCCTTCTTTTTTACCAAACCCGCCGATGCCATTGTTGTCGGAGGTGTCGATGTTCCCTACCCCGGCGCCACCGCCGACCTGCATCACGAGGTGGAACTGGTGATTGCCATTGGTAGGCGCGGTAGTGATATCACCCCGGAGGATGCCCTCGATTATGTTTTTGGCTACGCCGTGGGCAACGATCTTACGCGTCGCGATCTTCAGGGAGAGGCCAAAAAAGCGGGTCGCCCCTGGGATACGGCCAAGGGCTTTGACCATTCTGCTCCGGTGTCACGGATCACACCGGCGACCCATTGCGGACACATTGATGAAGGTAAGATTTCGCTCCGTGTGAATGGCGATCTGCGTCAAAGAGGTGATTTGCGCGACATGATCTGGAGCACGCCGGAGATCATCAGCGCGCTATCCACGCTGTTTCTCCTTCAACCGGGGGATCTCATATTTTCGGGAACTCCCGCAGGCGTCGGGCCCTTGCTACCGGGCGACGAGGTAGACGCCACGGTTGCTGGACTCGATCCCCTGAGACACAGGGTGTCTGCGGCACGGGCTCATGCCTAG